A single window of Rhodococcus jostii RHA1 DNA harbors:
- a CDS encoding thiolase family protein has translation MAPSTTTQRNVVFVDGIRTPFGKAGPKGIYAETRADDLVVKTIRELLRRNPQLDPARIDEVAIAATTQTGDQGLTIGRTSAILAGLPETVPGFAIDRMCAGAMTSVTTTASGIGFGQYDVVIAGGVEHMGRHPMGEGADPNPRFLADRLVDPSALVMGNTAENLHDRFPTITKDRTDAYAVASQNKYEAARKAGFIADTLVPVATRSAAGWGLATEDEPPRPGTTLEDLAKLKTPFRPAGRITAGNAAGLNDGATAALLAGEDTALELGLPIGMRMVGFAFQGVDPAVMGIGPVPATEKLLGRTGLKIEDIGLFEINEAFAVQVLAFLEHYGIADDDPRVNQWGGAIACGHPLASSGVRLMTQLSRQFAQRPDVRYGLTTMCIGLGMGGTVIWENPNFDGAK, from the coding sequence GTGGCTCCATCCACCACAACTCAACGCAACGTCGTGTTCGTCGACGGCATCCGCACTCCGTTCGGCAAGGCCGGCCCCAAGGGCATCTACGCGGAGACCCGTGCGGACGACCTCGTCGTCAAGACCATCCGCGAGCTGCTTCGCCGCAACCCGCAGCTCGACCCCGCGCGCATCGACGAGGTCGCCATCGCCGCGACCACGCAGACGGGCGATCAGGGTCTCACCATCGGCCGCACCTCCGCGATCCTGGCCGGGCTCCCCGAGACCGTCCCCGGTTTCGCGATCGACCGCATGTGCGCCGGCGCCATGACGTCCGTCACCACCACCGCGTCGGGCATCGGCTTCGGCCAGTACGACGTAGTGATCGCGGGCGGCGTCGAGCACATGGGCCGCCACCCGATGGGCGAGGGCGCAGACCCGAACCCCCGGTTCCTCGCCGACCGCCTCGTCGACCCCAGCGCCCTCGTCATGGGCAACACGGCCGAGAACCTGCACGACCGGTTCCCGACCATCACCAAGGACCGCACCGACGCGTACGCCGTCGCGAGCCAGAACAAGTACGAGGCCGCCCGCAAGGCCGGCTTCATCGCCGACACCCTCGTGCCCGTCGCCACCCGCTCCGCCGCGGGCTGGGGCCTGGCCACCGAGGACGAGCCGCCGCGACCGGGCACCACGCTCGAGGACCTCGCCAAGCTGAAGACGCCGTTCCGTCCCGCGGGCCGCATCACCGCGGGTAACGCGGCCGGTCTGAACGACGGCGCGACCGCGGCCCTCCTCGCCGGTGAGGACACCGCGCTCGAACTCGGACTGCCGATCGGCATGCGCATGGTCGGATTCGCGTTCCAGGGCGTCGACCCCGCCGTCATGGGCATCGGCCCGGTGCCGGCCACCGAGAAACTGCTGGGCCGTACCGGTCTGAAGATCGAGGACATCGGCCTGTTCGAGATCAACGAGGCCTTCGCCGTTCAGGTTCTCGCGTTCCTCGAGCACTACGGCATCGCCGACGACGATCCGCGAGTCAACCAGTGGGGCGGTGCCATCGCGTGCGGCCACCCCCTCGCGTCCTCCGGTGTCCGCCTGATGACCCAGCTGTCCCGCCAGTTCGCCCAGCGCCCCGACGTCCGCTACGGCCTGACCACGATGTGCATCGGTCTGGGCATGGGCGGAACCGTGATCTGGGAGAACCCGAACTTCGATGGAGCCAAGTAG
- a CDS encoding DUF3000 domain-containing protein codes for MTTSGSPAEPAEFRAAVEAMNSAQVRADIEVGPIRPPQRLAPYSYAVGAEVVHEDTGVVAEQSEGDAFGRLILLFDPEGDEAWNGTMRLVAYIQADLDAAVASDPLLPEVAWSWLVDALESRHEPLNALGGTVTATTSVRYGDIAGPPHAHQLELRASWTATSVELATHVEAFCEVLAYAAGLPPAGVSQLRTLGGK; via the coding sequence GTGACGACTTCGGGATCGCCCGCCGAACCGGCCGAGTTCCGCGCCGCGGTCGAAGCGATGAATTCCGCGCAGGTTCGCGCGGACATCGAGGTGGGCCCCATCCGGCCCCCGCAACGGCTCGCGCCGTACAGCTACGCCGTCGGCGCAGAGGTCGTGCACGAGGACACCGGGGTCGTCGCCGAACAGAGCGAGGGTGACGCGTTCGGCAGGTTGATCCTCCTGTTCGACCCCGAGGGTGACGAGGCCTGGAACGGCACGATGCGGCTGGTCGCCTACATTCAGGCCGATCTCGACGCCGCCGTGGCGTCCGACCCCCTGCTTCCCGAAGTGGCGTGGAGCTGGCTCGTCGACGCTCTCGAGTCGCGCCACGAACCGCTCAACGCGCTCGGCGGGACGGTGACGGCGACGACGTCGGTGCGCTACGGCGACATCGCCGGCCCCCCGCATGCGCATCAGCTGGAACTGCGTGCGTCGTGGACGGCGACGTCCGTCGAACTGGCCACGCACGTCGAGGCGTTCTGCGAGGTCCTGGCGTATGCGGCCGGCCTGCCGCCCGCCGGGGTGTCGCAGCTGCGGACGCTGGGCGGCAAGTAG
- a CDS encoding alpha/beta hydrolase, giving the protein MTRGFVLRQAVGAALAANALRPLPGAPTSVVAFFSGWLTTELAPHLLAVTAADAAQHAARHGTRTRSDRVGLALAAASAAGLAAVIATGRGAGAEAESALVETLGENYTDRDSAIEHPGRPVWRQLLNPFWMRNKAVTRVRNLAYGPGGRRARLDIYHRQDLPSKSPVLLQIHGGGWVIGNKDQQGLPLMLEMASRGWVCAAVNYPLSPKAKWPEHLIAIKQALAWLREHVEEYGGNPDFIAVTGGSAGGHLAAMVGLTANDSHLQPGFEDVDTSVQACVPYYGVYDIAGDTGIKAVLQRVHSGLMPMVLGKHATFPDDYRAASPLAHLRADAPPFFVIHGTSDSLIPVAEARIFVDELRQVSDNPVVYAELKGAQHAFDVFPSIRSISVTQAVGRFLEWSRSATTDVPAAGTESA; this is encoded by the coding sequence ATGACCCGAGGCTTCGTTCTCCGGCAGGCCGTCGGCGCCGCACTCGCCGCCAACGCCCTGCGTCCCCTGCCCGGTGCGCCCACGTCGGTGGTCGCGTTCTTCTCAGGGTGGCTCACCACCGAACTCGCACCGCACCTGCTCGCCGTGACCGCCGCCGACGCCGCCCAGCACGCCGCGCGTCACGGAACGCGAACCCGAAGCGACCGTGTCGGCCTCGCGCTGGCCGCCGCATCCGCCGCCGGGCTCGCCGCCGTGATCGCCACCGGTCGTGGCGCCGGAGCGGAAGCCGAATCCGCGCTCGTCGAGACGCTCGGCGAGAACTACACCGACCGCGACAGCGCCATCGAACACCCGGGGCGGCCCGTGTGGCGGCAACTCCTCAACCCGTTCTGGATGCGGAACAAAGCGGTCACCCGGGTCCGCAACCTCGCGTACGGGCCGGGCGGGCGCCGGGCCCGCCTCGACATCTACCACCGGCAGGATCTGCCGTCGAAGAGCCCGGTCCTCCTGCAGATCCACGGCGGCGGATGGGTGATCGGGAACAAGGATCAACAGGGTCTGCCGCTCATGCTCGAGATGGCCTCGCGGGGGTGGGTGTGCGCGGCCGTCAACTACCCGCTGTCGCCGAAGGCGAAGTGGCCCGAACACCTGATCGCAATCAAGCAGGCGCTGGCCTGGCTCCGGGAGCACGTCGAGGAGTACGGCGGCAACCCCGACTTCATCGCCGTCACAGGTGGTTCCGCGGGTGGCCACCTCGCCGCCATGGTGGGACTCACCGCGAACGACAGTCACCTGCAGCCGGGGTTCGAGGACGTCGACACGTCCGTTCAGGCGTGTGTCCCGTACTACGGTGTCTACGACATCGCCGGCGACACCGGAATCAAGGCGGTCCTCCAGCGCGTGCACTCCGGACTGATGCCGATGGTGCTCGGCAAGCACGCCACGTTCCCCGACGACTACCGGGCCGCGTCCCCGCTCGCGCACCTGCGGGCGGACGCACCGCCGTTCTTCGTGATTCACGGCACGAGCGATTCGCTGATCCCCGTCGCCGAGGCGCGGATCTTCGTCGACGAGCTCCGGCAGGTGTCCGACAACCCCGTCGTCTACGCCGAATTGAAGGGCGCGCAGCACGCGTTCGACGTGTTCCCCTCGATCCGCAGCATCTCCGTCACGCAGGCGGTCGGGCGCTTCCTGGAATGGTCGCGCAGCGCCACCACCGACGTGCCCGCGGCGGGCACGGAATCGGCCTGA
- a CDS encoding ribonuclease D: MSEVTDDASSPGPAEEPGRQIVPLLAPRDGVPDVVTTAEGVAKAAAALSEGTGPLAVDAERASGFRYSARAYLVQLRREGAGTVLLDPIPTAADLAPLAEVINPLEWILHSADQDLPGLAEIGLAPATLFDTELAGRLAGFERVGLAAIVERTLGLELRKGHGAADWSKRPLPDSWLNYAALDVEVLVELRNVMAAELDEQGKSEWAAQEFEHIRLAGPPKPKADRWRRTSHITSLKTQRQLAAARSLWQAREDLARKRDVSPSRVLPDAAIIDAATKDPRSIEALRALPVFGGPRQRRHSRIWLQALEDARALPDTELPPKTPPFTGPPPASRWARHDPDAAERLTAARAALAALGTEVSVPVENLVTPELVRRLCWDWSAPEGGDVESAIDRVLDAGGARPWQRMLTVPVLASALLSAAEQKGSGDD, from the coding sequence ATGTCCGAAGTCACCGACGACGCCTCGTCACCCGGCCCTGCCGAAGAGCCCGGCCGGCAGATCGTTCCCCTGCTCGCACCCCGGGACGGCGTGCCCGACGTCGTGACCACGGCGGAGGGTGTCGCGAAGGCCGCGGCCGCGCTGAGCGAGGGCACCGGCCCGCTGGCGGTCGACGCCGAGCGGGCGTCCGGCTTCCGCTATTCGGCGCGGGCGTATCTCGTGCAGTTGCGCCGGGAAGGTGCGGGGACGGTGCTCCTCGACCCGATCCCCACCGCCGCCGATCTCGCCCCGCTGGCGGAGGTGATCAACCCGCTGGAGTGGATCCTGCACTCCGCGGACCAGGATCTGCCGGGGCTCGCGGAGATCGGCCTGGCGCCGGCGACACTGTTCGACACCGAACTGGCGGGGCGCCTCGCCGGGTTCGAACGGGTCGGTCTCGCCGCGATCGTCGAGCGGACGCTGGGCCTCGAACTGCGGAAGGGCCACGGCGCCGCCGACTGGTCGAAGCGGCCGCTGCCCGATTCCTGGCTAAACTACGCGGCCCTCGACGTCGAGGTTCTCGTCGAGTTGCGGAACGTGATGGCCGCGGAACTCGACGAGCAGGGCAAGAGCGAGTGGGCTGCACAGGAATTCGAGCACATCCGGCTCGCGGGGCCCCCGAAGCCCAAGGCCGACCGCTGGCGGCGGACGTCGCACATCACGTCGCTGAAGACGCAGCGGCAACTCGCCGCCGCCCGTTCGCTGTGGCAGGCCCGCGAGGACCTCGCCCGCAAACGCGACGTCTCCCCCAGCCGGGTCCTGCCGGATGCGGCGATCATCGACGCCGCGACGAAGGACCCGCGGAGCATCGAGGCACTGCGGGCGCTGCCCGTGTTCGGCGGTCCCCGTCAGCGGCGGCACTCCCGGATCTGGCTACAGGCGCTCGAGGATGCCCGGGCACTGCCGGACACGGAACTGCCTCCGAAGACCCCGCCGTTCACGGGACCGCCGCCGGCGAGTCGGTGGGCGCGGCACGACCCCGACGCCGCCGAGCGGCTGACGGCGGCCCGCGCCGCGCTGGCCGCTCTCGGTACGGAGGTGTCGGTGCCGGTGGAGAACCTGGTGACCCCGGAACTCGTCCGCAGGTTGTGCTGGGACTGGTCGGCCCCCGAGGGCGGCGACGTCGAGTCGGCGATCGACCGGGTGCTCGACGCGGGCGGTGCCCGCCCATGGCAGCGGATGCTGACGGTGCCCGTACTGGCGAGCGCGCTGCTCTCCGCCGCCGAGCAGAAGGGTTCCGGCGACGACTGA
- a CDS encoding WS/DGAT/MGAT family O-acyltransferase, which produces MQRLSGLDASFLYLETSTQLLHVCGVIVLDVSTVPGGYTFAQLKAELGARTEAIPSFRRKLQDSKFNLDHPVWVEDTDFDIDRHCHRVALPAPGGRDELAELCGDIAGIPLDRARPLWEMWVIEGLEDGSVAVMSKMHHAGVDGITGANMMAQLCGLEPDAPRPGPDDSAESAGQASTLDIAVGGLLAVASRPAKLLRIVPQSLTLLPRWIGRARRGAAMPAPFTAPRTSLNGTLTSHRNLAFTQLDLEKVKTVKDAFDVKVNDVVLALCSGALRKYLQDRRELPDKSLVAIVPVSVHGKSDRPGTNQVSGMFTQLGTQIEDPAERLLAIGEHNSTSKEHNETLGASLLQDWSQFAGQAVFGTAMRLYSTLGLAERHPVVHNLVISNVPGPSVPLYFLGALIKAMYPLGPIFHGAGLNVTVMSLNGQLDVGLMSCPELAPHLWDLVDAFPAALDELVEAAGNRS; this is translated from the coding sequence ATGCAGCGACTCAGCGGTCTCGACGCATCCTTCCTCTACCTCGAAACGTCGACGCAACTCCTCCACGTCTGCGGAGTCATCGTTCTCGACGTGTCGACGGTTCCGGGCGGCTACACGTTCGCCCAGCTCAAGGCGGAACTCGGCGCGCGCACCGAGGCGATTCCCTCGTTCCGGCGCAAGCTGCAGGACTCGAAGTTCAACCTCGACCACCCCGTGTGGGTCGAGGACACCGACTTCGACATCGACCGGCACTGCCACCGCGTCGCGCTCCCCGCCCCCGGCGGCCGCGACGAGCTGGCCGAACTGTGTGGCGACATCGCAGGCATTCCCCTCGACCGCGCCCGGCCGCTGTGGGAGATGTGGGTGATCGAGGGCCTCGAGGACGGTTCCGTCGCCGTCATGTCGAAGATGCACCACGCCGGGGTCGACGGCATCACCGGCGCCAACATGATGGCCCAGCTGTGCGGCCTCGAACCGGACGCACCACGCCCCGGCCCCGACGACTCCGCCGAGAGCGCGGGGCAGGCCAGCACGCTCGACATCGCCGTCGGCGGGCTGCTCGCCGTCGCGTCCCGGCCCGCGAAACTGCTGAGGATCGTCCCGCAGAGCCTGACACTGCTGCCCCGCTGGATCGGCCGGGCCCGCCGCGGTGCGGCGATGCCCGCGCCGTTCACCGCGCCGCGCACGTCCCTGAACGGCACGTTGACCAGTCACCGCAATCTCGCGTTCACCCAGCTCGACCTCGAGAAGGTCAAGACGGTCAAGGACGCGTTCGACGTCAAGGTCAACGACGTGGTGCTCGCACTGTGCTCGGGCGCACTGCGCAAATACCTGCAGGACCGCCGGGAGCTGCCCGACAAGTCGCTGGTCGCCATCGTCCCGGTCTCGGTCCACGGAAAGTCGGACCGGCCGGGCACCAACCAGGTGTCCGGCATGTTCACCCAACTCGGCACCCAGATCGAGGATCCGGCCGAACGCCTGCTCGCGATCGGCGAGCACAACTCGACGTCGAAGGAACACAACGAAACCCTCGGCGCGAGCCTGCTGCAGGACTGGTCCCAGTTCGCCGGGCAGGCCGTGTTCGGCACCGCCATGCGCCTCTACTCGACCCTCGGCCTGGCGGAACGGCATCCGGTGGTCCACAACCTGGTGATCTCCAACGTGCCCGGGCCGTCGGTCCCGCTGTATTTCCTGGGTGCCCTGATCAAGGCGATGTATCCGCTGGGCCCGATCTTCCATGGCGCCGGGCTCAACGTGACGGTGATGTCGCTGAACGGTCAGCTCGACGTCGGCCTGATGAGCTGCCCGGAACTCGCACCCCACCTCTGGGACCTCGTCGACGCGTTTCCCGCGGCATTGGACGAGCTCGTCGAGGCAGCGGGGAACCGGTCGTGA
- a CDS encoding 3-hydroxyacyl-CoA dehydrogenase NAD-binding domain-containing protein — translation MTDIATAFADEVVTNAYTKIVAVPGIEGPVALITLDNGFDHTKPSSFGPGGLKALDAALDEAFAAHPVAIAITGKPFIFAAGADLKGVPSITNRDQALELGRLGHKVFRRLRESSVPTFAFVNGVALGGGLEVALHSHYRTASESAGALGLPETFLGLVPGWGGTQLLPNLIGPSNAVTVVLENALNQNKTLNPKKALELGVVDAVFGSADFLEQSFAWAAQVLAGEITPARPEIDRGKGWDDAIARAKAIVEGKTKNNAPGPVKAVELLELARTTDLTDPASLDKGFAAEDEALADLLLADELRAGLYAFDLVNKRAKRPAGAPDKSLARKVTGVGIVGAGLMASQLAMLFVRQLKVPVILTDIDQERIDKGVGYVHGEIDKLQGKGRLSPDAANRLKGLVSGSLDKAAFAKTDFVIEAVFENLDLKKKIFAELEEHIAPETILATNTSSLSITKMAADLKHPERVVGFHFFNPVAVLPLLEVIKGEKTDDATLATAFATAKALKKSAVGSADLPGFVFNRLLIRTLGEVMNAVDEGTPFEVADNAIAELGMPMTPFTLLALVGPAVALHTGETLAEAYPERFHNSPGLEALVEAKKSAVWSYGADGKQVVDPEVAELWKQGDKASTSEEVLERTRRAFAEEIQIMLDEGVVAAAEDIDLCLILGGGFGFWNGGITPYLDRTGTSEAVNGKRFLAPGVASV, via the coding sequence ATGACCGACATTGCAACGGCATTCGCCGACGAGGTCGTGACCAACGCGTACACCAAGATCGTCGCCGTACCCGGCATCGAGGGCCCGGTCGCGCTGATCACCCTCGACAACGGTTTCGACCACACCAAGCCGTCGTCGTTCGGCCCGGGCGGCCTGAAGGCCCTCGACGCCGCACTGGACGAGGCGTTCGCCGCCCATCCCGTCGCCATCGCGATCACCGGCAAGCCCTTCATCTTCGCCGCGGGCGCGGACCTCAAGGGTGTTCCGAGCATCACGAACCGTGACCAGGCGCTCGAACTCGGCCGGCTCGGGCACAAGGTGTTCCGCCGGCTGCGCGAATCGTCCGTGCCGACGTTCGCGTTCGTCAACGGCGTCGCACTCGGCGGCGGGCTCGAGGTCGCGTTGCACAGCCACTACCGCACCGCATCCGAGAGCGCGGGCGCACTGGGTCTGCCCGAGACGTTCCTCGGACTGGTTCCGGGCTGGGGCGGAACGCAGTTGCTGCCCAACCTCATCGGCCCCTCGAACGCCGTCACCGTCGTCCTCGAGAACGCGCTGAACCAGAACAAGACGCTCAACCCGAAGAAGGCCCTCGAACTCGGCGTCGTCGACGCGGTGTTCGGTTCGGCCGACTTCCTCGAGCAGTCGTTCGCCTGGGCCGCGCAGGTCCTGGCCGGCGAGATCACCCCGGCGCGACCCGAGATCGACCGGGGCAAGGGCTGGGACGACGCGATCGCCCGCGCGAAGGCGATCGTCGAGGGCAAGACCAAGAACAACGCCCCCGGACCGGTCAAGGCCGTCGAACTCCTCGAGCTGGCCCGGACCACCGATCTCACCGATCCCGCGTCGCTCGACAAAGGCTTCGCCGCCGAGGACGAGGCGCTCGCCGACCTGCTGCTCGCCGACGAGCTCCGCGCAGGCCTGTACGCGTTCGACCTGGTGAACAAGCGCGCCAAGCGTCCCGCAGGCGCACCGGACAAGTCCCTCGCGCGCAAGGTCACCGGCGTCGGCATCGTCGGTGCCGGTCTGATGGCCAGCCAGCTCGCGATGCTGTTCGTCCGCCAGCTCAAGGTGCCGGTCATCCTCACCGACATCGACCAGGAGCGCATCGACAAGGGCGTCGGCTACGTCCACGGCGAGATCGACAAGCTGCAGGGCAAGGGCCGGTTGTCCCCGGACGCGGCGAACCGTCTCAAGGGTCTCGTGTCCGGCTCGCTGGACAAGGCCGCGTTCGCGAAGACCGACTTCGTGATCGAGGCCGTGTTCGAGAACCTCGATCTGAAGAAGAAGATCTTCGCCGAACTCGAGGAGCACATCGCCCCGGAGACGATCCTGGCGACCAACACGTCCTCGCTGTCGATCACCAAGATGGCCGCGGACCTGAAGCACCCCGAGCGGGTGGTCGGCTTCCACTTCTTCAACCCGGTCGCCGTGCTGCCCCTGCTCGAGGTCATCAAGGGCGAGAAGACCGACGACGCCACGCTGGCAACGGCGTTCGCCACTGCCAAGGCGCTCAAGAAGTCGGCGGTCGGTTCCGCCGACCTGCCCGGGTTCGTCTTCAACCGGCTGCTGATCCGCACCCTCGGTGAGGTCATGAACGCGGTCGACGAGGGCACCCCGTTCGAGGTGGCCGACAACGCCATCGCCGAACTCGGCATGCCGATGACCCCGTTCACCCTGCTGGCCCTCGTCGGGCCTGCGGTCGCACTGCACACCGGCGAGACCCTCGCCGAGGCGTACCCCGAACGCTTCCACAACTCCCCCGGACTCGAGGCGCTGGTCGAGGCCAAGAAGTCGGCGGTGTGGAGTTACGGTGCCGACGGCAAGCAGGTCGTCGACCCCGAGGTCGCCGAACTGTGGAAGCAGGGCGACAAGGCGTCCACGTCCGAAGAGGTTCTGGAGCGCACGCGTCGCGCGTTCGCCGAGGAGATCCAGATCATGCTCGACGAGGGTGTCGTCGCCGCGGCCGAGGACATCGACCTCTGCCTGATCCTGGGCGGCGGGTTCGGCTTCTGGAACGGTGGCATCACGCCGTACCTGGACCGCACCGGCACGTCCGAGGCCGTCAACGGCAAGCGGTTCCTGGCACCGGGCGTCGCGAGCGTCTGA
- a CDS encoding fumarate reductase/succinate dehydrogenase flavoprotein subunit → MDIPDLADTVRLDCDVLVIGGGTAGTMAALTAAENGANVLLLEKAHVRHSGALAMGMDGVNNAVIPGKAEPEDYVAEITRANDGIVNQRTVYQTATRGFAMVQRLEKYGVKFEKDEYGEYAVRRVHRSGSYVLPMPEGKDVKKALYRVLRQRKMREKIRIENRLMPVRVLTENGRAVGAAALNTRTGEFVAVGAKAVILATGPCGRLGLPASGYLYGTYENPTNAGDGYSMAYHAGAELSGIECFQINPLIKDYNGPACAYVANPFGGYQVNAEGERFVDSDYWSGQMMSEVKSEIESARGPIYLKVSHLPEETLDTLESILHTTERPTRGTFHANRGHDYRSHDIEMHISEIGLCSGHSASGVWVDEHGATTVPGLYAAGDLACVPHNYMIGAFVYGDLAGAHATGTLPGVEAPTALPAEQLAAAHELIYRPLRNPDGPPQPQVEYKLRRFVNDYVAPPKTATKLSIAVETFDRMAGEIAGMGATTPHELMRCAEVTFIRDCAEMASRSSLTRTESRWGLYHERADLPEQRDDEWGYHLNLRRGENGDMEFLKRPVEPYFVPVPGLDSLPPVDRTVVPVAQPPLVGGRAPVEERSRIAAPVRQEPSSPAIVAVLGLDAPSVAELAPYLADADPQVRVTALSVLTEGTPDGFGAALVDALGDGAVTVRRAAADGLRELVEVLPSADGLADHLGSGDAVVRAAVVDVLRALHAGSAEQFLTALSDGDHHVRIEAVRALVSLDRWESVAAGAHDENREVRITVAHGLATIGLGGVDTVRSLARDRDPLVRAAALTAFASLGCDGDDVTLATAALRESAWQIRQGAARALAGADPEVAVPALVDALTDAHLDVRKAAVLALGRWSGDRAAVGALTTALEDTDADVRAYARQALVAAP, encoded by the coding sequence ATGGACATCCCCGACCTCGCCGACACCGTCCGTCTCGATTGCGACGTGCTCGTGATCGGTGGCGGCACCGCCGGCACGATGGCGGCACTGACCGCCGCCGAGAACGGCGCGAACGTGCTCCTGCTCGAGAAGGCGCACGTGCGCCATTCCGGCGCGCTCGCAATGGGAATGGACGGCGTCAACAACGCCGTCATCCCCGGCAAGGCCGAACCCGAGGACTACGTCGCCGAGATCACCAGAGCCAACGACGGAATCGTCAACCAGCGCACCGTGTACCAGACGGCGACCCGCGGTTTCGCGATGGTGCAGCGCCTCGAGAAGTACGGCGTGAAGTTCGAGAAGGACGAGTACGGCGAATACGCGGTCCGCCGGGTGCACCGCTCCGGCTCGTACGTGCTGCCGATGCCCGAGGGCAAGGACGTGAAGAAGGCCCTCTACCGGGTGCTGCGGCAGCGGAAGATGCGGGAGAAGATCCGCATCGAGAACCGCCTGATGCCCGTCCGGGTCCTGACGGAGAACGGCCGGGCCGTCGGGGCCGCGGCGCTGAACACCCGCACCGGTGAGTTCGTCGCGGTCGGGGCAAAAGCGGTGATCCTCGCGACCGGTCCGTGTGGCCGGCTCGGGCTCCCGGCGTCGGGGTACCTCTACGGCACGTACGAGAACCCGACCAACGCCGGTGACGGCTACTCGATGGCCTATCACGCGGGAGCCGAACTGAGCGGCATCGAATGCTTCCAGATCAACCCGCTGATCAAGGACTACAACGGTCCGGCGTGCGCGTACGTCGCGAACCCGTTCGGCGGCTACCAGGTGAACGCGGAGGGGGAGCGGTTCGTCGACTCCGACTACTGGTCGGGGCAGATGATGAGCGAGGTCAAGAGTGAGATCGAATCGGCCCGCGGTCCCATCTATCTCAAGGTCAGCCACCTCCCGGAGGAAACCCTCGACACGCTCGAATCGATCCTGCACACCACCGAACGCCCCACCCGCGGCACGTTCCACGCGAACCGCGGCCACGACTACCGCAGCCACGACATCGAGATGCACATCTCCGAGATCGGCTTGTGCAGCGGACATTCCGCGTCCGGGGTGTGGGTGGACGAGCACGGCGCGACCACCGTCCCCGGCCTGTACGCGGCAGGCGACCTCGCGTGCGTCCCCCACAACTACATGATCGGCGCGTTCGTGTACGGCGACCTCGCCGGAGCGCACGCCACCGGCACCCTGCCCGGCGTCGAGGCCCCCACCGCGCTGCCCGCGGAGCAGCTGGCCGCCGCGCACGAGCTGATCTACCGGCCGCTACGCAACCCGGACGGGCCGCCGCAGCCGCAGGTCGAGTACAAGCTGCGCCGCTTCGTCAACGACTATGTCGCGCCGCCGAAGACGGCGACGAAGCTGTCGATCGCCGTCGAGACGTTCGACCGGATGGCGGGGGAGATCGCCGGGATGGGTGCGACCACCCCGCACGAGCTGATGCGCTGCGCGGAGGTCACCTTCATCCGGGACTGCGCGGAAATGGCGTCCCGCAGCTCCCTCACCAGGACCGAAAGTCGCTGGGGGCTCTACCACGAACGTGCGGATCTCCCGGAGCAGCGGGACGACGAATGGGGGTACCACCTGAATCTGCGGCGCGGCGAGAACGGCGACATGGAGTTCCTCAAGCGCCCCGTCGAGCCGTACTTCGTGCCGGTGCCCGGGCTCGATTCCCTTCCGCCGGTGGACCGGACGGTCGTACCCGTCGCGCAGCCGCCGCTGGTCGGGGGGCGCGCCCCGGTCGAGGAGCGCTCGCGCATCGCGGCGCCGGTCCGGCAGGAGCCGTCGTCACCGGCCATCGTCGCGGTCCTCGGACTCGACGCGCCGAGTGTCGCCGAACTCGCGCCATATCTGGCCGACGCCGACCCGCAGGTCCGCGTCACGGCCCTCTCGGTGCTGACGGAAGGAACCCCCGACGGATTCGGGGCGGCCCTCGTCGATGCCCTCGGCGACGGTGCGGTGACGGTGCGCCGCGCCGCCGCCGACGGCCTGCGCGAACTCGTCGAGGTGCTGCCGTCCGCCGACGGGCTGGCCGACCACCTGGGGTCGGGTGACGCCGTGGTCCGGGCCGCCGTGGTCGACGTCCTGCGCGCGCTGCACGCCGGTTCGGCGGAGCAGTTCCTGACGGCGCTGTCCGACGGTGATCACCACGTCCGGATCGAAGCGGTGCGGGCGCTGGTGTCGCTGGACCGGTGGGAGTCGGTGGCGGCGGGCGCGCACGACGAGAACCGGGAAGTGCGGATCACCGTCGCGCACGGCCTGGCCACCATCGGGCTCGGCGGTGTCGACACCGTGCGCTCGCTGGCCCGCGACCGCGATCCGCTGGTGCGCGCCGCCGCGCTCACGGCGTTCGCGAGTCTGGGCTGCGACGGCGACGACGTGACCCTCGCGACGGCGGCGCTGCGGGAGTCTGCCTGGCAGATCCGGCAGGGCGCCGCGCGGGCACTCGCCGGAGCGGACCCCGAAGTCGCGGTGCCCGCGCTGGTGGACGCCCTGACGGATGCGCACCTCGACGTGCGCAAGGCCGCCGTCCTCGCGCTCGGCCGGTGGTCCGGCGACCGCGCCGCCGTCGGCGCGCTGACCACGGCCCTCGAGGACACGGACGCCGACGTGCGGGCGTACGCCCGACAGGCGCTCGTCGCCGCCCCCTGA